A single window of Periplaneta americana isolate PAMFEO1 chromosome 14, P.americana_PAMFEO1_priV1, whole genome shotgun sequence DNA harbors:
- the LOC138713507 gene encoding ankyrin-1-like, translated as MDENITIYELERPRNLLQGASLRGSIYEVEVLLKYGFDVTRDGGALEFAVHSGNGDLVTLLIKYGSVPNPRKRGLLVNLAAKLGHVNCLEALYNAGYSMECTDGTEEDLGPIHMAALHGRIAALAWLLGIGVSIDMVSGRGYTPLSYAILQTETTVFDHLLRRGACVNAVNHLMYMTTPLHLAVKRGQLRIVRSLLESGASYGLYCTENYQTPVHWAAMLGRLDVLEEFGRRGANLSVETNDEDGNHPIHIAARSGKSWVVQWLVNVGVSVNSVNRKGHTPLHISAYHGEVDMLRVLVNLKANVHATDFSNRNALHLAVIRGHEEVVRLLLELSVSPNVVDAKFYTPMHNAAMRNREDILFLLVSSGGNVDLSLENERFEPLILTVARNNSLNTLLQVMDCCNSLRVRDRFGRNLLHYAVLYGSMSLAQRLVSLKGLANVQDSVGQTPLHVAVRHGYIPLVRLMMKNHASPYVRSYKKWNVMHFAAYTGQEYCMKEMLKIDRKLKDLLSQVTTDTGFTPLHLAAKYGNISVVEFLVRSEININAKGKHGNTALCEALIARHLHICMLLIEHKCDVNVTFGKTKETPFLEAARWGNLDLMSALAKAGADVNAVNKPGGYSALHFAALDGCMEKVIKLRELGADVTIRNSDGFIARDLAIAEKQFYILRFLDEQ; from the coding sequence ATGGACGAAAACATTACAATTTATGAACTTGAACGGCCTCGGAACCTTCTACAAGGAGCATCACTTCGTGGGTCCATTTATGAAGTAGAAGTCTTGCTTAAATATGGGTTTGATGTCACAAGGGATGGAGGTGCACTGGAATTTGCTGTACATAGTGGGAATGGTGACCTGGTAACTCTGTTGATAAAATATGGGTCCGTTCCCAATCCAAGAAAAAGGGGACTATTAGTTAATTTGGCTGCAAAATTAGGTCACGTGAACTGTTTGGAAGCTCTGTATAACGCAGGTTACAGTATGGAGTGCACGGATGGTACAGAAGAAGACCTAGGCCCTATCCATATGGCAGCTCTACACGGAAGAATAGCTGCTCTCGCCTGGCTTCTTGGAATCGGCGTTTCCATAGACATGGTGAGCGGAAGAGGATATACGCCTTTGTCATACGCCATTCTTCAGACGGAGACAACGGTTTTCGATCATTTGTTGCGTCGTGGCGCTTGTGTGAATGCGGTAAACCACCTCATGTATATGACGACGCCTCTTCACTTGGCTGTGAAGAGGGGACAGCTGCGTATAGTACGAAGTTTGTTAGAAAGTGGTGCGAGCTATGGACTGTACTGCACTGAAAACTATCAGACACCTGTGCACTGGGCAGCTATGTTAGGACGCCTAGACGTGCTTGAGGAGTTCGGAAGAAGAGGTGCGAATTTGTCTGTGGAAACAAATGATGAGGACGGAAACCATCCCATACATATTGCAGCTAGGAGTGGCAAGTCGTGGGTCGTTCAGTGGCTTGTGAACGTAGGGGTATCTGTGAACAGCGTGAACAGGAAGGGACACACTCCTCTGCATATAAGCGCCTATCACGGGGAAGTAGATATGTTGAGAGTTTTGGTTAACTTGAAAGCCAACGTGCATGCCACAGATTTCAGCAACAGGAATGCTTTGCATTTGGCTGTAATTAGAGGACACGAAGAGGTAGTCAGGCTCCTTCTAGAGCTGTCTGTCAGCCCTAACGTTGTTGACGCAAAGTTTTATACCCCAATGCATAATGCTGCAATGAGAAACAGAGAagacattttatttcttttggtCAGTAGTGGAGGTAATGTCGATTTGAGCCTGGAGAATGAAAGGTTCGAACCTTTGATTTTGACAGTTGCGAGAAATAATTCTTTGAACACGTTGCTTCAAGTAATGGACTGTTGTAACAGTTTGCGTGTGAGGGATAGATTTGGACGGAACCTACTTCACTACGCGGTTTTGTACGGAAGTATGTCATTGGCGCAGCGTCTCGTCAGTCTCAAAGGTTTAGCAAATGTCCAGGACTCTGTAGGTCAAACTCCGTTGCATGTCGCAGTTCGCCACGGTTACATTCCACTGGTGAGACTGATGATGAAGAACCACGCCTCGCCCTACGTCCGAAGTTACAAGAAGTGGAATGTAATGCATTTTGCAGCGTACACGGGGCAGGAGTACTGCATGAAGGAGATGCTGAAAATCGACAGGAAGCTGAAAGATCTTCTCTCTCAGGTTACGACTGACACAGGGTTCACTCCTTTGCATTTAGCAGCCAAATACGGGAATATTAGTGTAGTGGAGTTTCTCGTGAGAAGTGAGATCAACATAAACGCGAAGGGCAAGCATGGAAACACGGCGCTATGCGAAGCGCTGATTGCCCGCCATCTGCATATTTGCATGCTTCTCATTGAACACAAATGCGACGTTAACGTGACGTTCGGAAAGACTAAAGAAACTCCTTTCCTCGAGGCGGCAAGATGGGGAAATTTAGACTTAATGTCTGCACTTGCAAAAGCGGGCGCCGATGTTAACGCTGTCAATAAACCTGGGGGTTATTCTGCATTGCATTTTGCAGCATTGGATGGCTGCATGGAAAAAGTTATTAAGCTTAGGGAGTTAGGAGCTGACGTGACTATTAGAAATAGCGATGGATTCATAGCCAGAGACTTAGCTATAGCGGAAAAGCAATTTTATATTCTTCGATTCCTAGATGAGCAgtag